The sequence below is a genomic window from Amycolatopsis sulphurea.
GCATATTTCCCTGCGGCCATGGCTGCCATTTTCGTATCATCGTGACGGAACCGCGGGAGATTTTTCAGGTGCAGACACTCGTCGTGGGACTGGGCCGGGCCGGTGCCGGATTGCACGTTCCGGTCCTGGCGAAGGCGCGGTCCCTGGCGCCGGACCTGTTCGGGGACGAGCCCGTGGTGGGGTGCGATCCCGGCCGCCCGGTGCCGGCGAACCCCCGGCTCACCGTCGCGCGGGATCTGGACCACGCCCGTCGCCTCGTCGAGCCGAAGGACACCGTGGTGCACGTGTGCACCCCGCCGGATGTGCGCACGGCCGTGGTGGCCGAGCTGGCCGCGCACGGGTTCCGCCGGTTCGTGGTGGAGAAGCCGCTCGCCCCGGACACCGACGAGCTGGCCCGGATGCAGCGGCTGATCCGCAAGCACCGGCTGCGGCTGGAGGTCGTCGAACCCTGGCTGGCCAGCACGCTCACCCACCGGCTCACGGAAGTGGTGCGGGACAACGAGTTCGGCGAGCTGCGGGCGATCACGATCGAACAGGACAAGCCCCGGTTCCGGCGGTCGCTGTCCGGGTCGGCGGGCCAGAACGCCTTCGACGTGGAGCTGCCGCACGGGGTCGGGCTGGCGCTGCGGCTGGCCGGCAACGCCCGGGTCACCCATGCCACCGGCTACGATCTGGTGCTCGACGATCTGGTGGTCCCGCGGATGGGCGGGGCCGAGGTGGGGCTGCGGCACACCAGCGGGGTGCGCAGCCGGATCACCTCCGATCTGACCTCGCCGATCCGGCAGCGCCGGGTCACCTGCGAGTTCACTCACGGCACCGCGGTCGGGCACTACCCGGTCAGCGAGGACGACGATCACGCCCAGCTCACCCTGACCCGCAACGGCCGCACGGAACACGCGGTGCTGCGCGACGATTGCCTGCTCTCCTGGATGATCGGCGCCTATCGCGGCTTCTGGCGCGGGGTCGCGTCGCCGGCGCGCGGGATGCTCGGGTCCTCGGAAGTGGTGCGGATCCTGTCGGTGGCGAAGAACGTCTGCGCGGAGCCGATCACCGGGGGCCGAGTCCCGCGCTATGCCGGCTGACGCGCCGGTGTTCTGCGGGATCACCGACGAGGCGGGCGACGGCTCCCCGCGCAGCTCGCGGCAACCCGGCGGCTGGGCCGGCGGGCGGTCGAACTGCGCACGGTGGACCGGATTCCGCTCGCCGAGCTGAGTGACGATGCGTTCGCCCGGGTGGCCGGCGCGCCGGCCACCGAGGGGCCGGCGGTCGTGTCGGCCGCCTCGCGGATCGGCGCTGGAGCCGGCCGATCACCGGTGCGTTCGACCGGGACCGCGCCGAATTGGCGATCCTCACGCGGCGATGTGCCCGGCCAGGCACGCGTTACGCCCGAATCATGTCATAGGTGAACGACGGGTCGGCCGAGCCCGAATGGCGGCGCGAGGTGCACGCCCGGATCACTCTTCTGGCGGAAGACGCCGAGTGGGCGGGGCTCGTGCTGCTGCACGAGAACTGCACCGGATGGGCGGGCACGAACGCCGAGCGGACACTCGAACTCCTGGCCGCGGCCGTCCCCTCGGTGCAAGTGCTCTTCGATACCGGAAATGGGATCACGCACGGGTAATCCGCCCGCGAATTGCCGGCGGAAATCGTTTCTCAGGTCGCACACGTACATATCAAGGACTGGACGGTGGACCGGCACGAATTCCGGCTGCCCGGGGAAGGCGCCGCCGACGTGGCCGGTTGTGTGCGGCTGCTGGTCGAGAATGGGTACTCCGGGGCCTGGTCAGTGGAGCCGCGCCTGTCGCTTCGCCCCCACGACGGCGGCCTGCTGGGCGCGGACGCCGGGGAGATGTTTGTGCGGTTTGTGCGGGCGATGCAGGATCTCGTGCTGGCCGTGCGGGATGCGCGGTGAAGCGAGCTGATCATGAGCGGTTGCTTGCGTTGCCGACCGTGGGTCTGTTGGAGGCCGAGGCGCCGCTTCGGATTCGGGAGGCGTGAGCCTGCTGCGGGGGAGGTTGGGGTTCACGACGGTCCGGTCTGGGCCTGCCGAACGTACTGTGGCGGGTCTGGTCCGTGAGGGGGCGGATTTCTTGCCTGCCAGCCGAGTCTGGTGTTGCGGCCCGGTCCGGCCGTGATGGTCAACGTCCACCTGACACCGTCGCCGGGGAGACGTTCGTGCGGGCTGGGCGGGCTCGTGCTGGCCGTGCGAAGCGCATCGGTGATGCGGGCCGAGCGAACTGGGGGAGCTCGT
It includes:
- a CDS encoding Gfo/Idh/MocA family oxidoreductase — its product is MQTLVVGLGRAGAGLHVPVLAKARSLAPDLFGDEPVVGCDPGRPVPANPRLTVARDLDHARRLVEPKDTVVHVCTPPDVRTAVVAELAAHGFRRFVVEKPLAPDTDELARMQRLIRKHRLRLEVVEPWLASTLTHRLTEVVRDNEFGELRAITIEQDKPRFRRSLSGSAGQNAFDVELPHGVGLALRLAGNARVTHATGYDLVLDDLVVPRMGGAEVGLRHTSGVRSRITSDLTSPIRQRRVTCEFTHGTAVGHYPVSEDDDHAQLTLTRNGRTEHAVLRDDCLLSWMIGAYRGFWRGVASPARGMLGSSEVVRILSVAKNVCAEPITGGRVPRYAG